The Osmia lignaria lignaria isolate PbOS001 chromosome 14, iyOsmLign1, whole genome shotgun sequence genome has a window encoding:
- the LOC117609240 gene encoding uncharacterized protein LOC117609240, giving the protein MFRSCVSIVLLMSSVTIASSEEEATCQEINGYTVCHRKGTLLHVSQQEFEERLEIHDLNLLAIRENTFNNNLTTTRLSFALGNKLSVLKRESFRGLDKLEKLDLDSNVVTLSANLFAELGQLRSLSLIFNKIKDIPKDTFAALSNLMWLYLGHNDIESIDKESFSGLSSSLLFLWLNDNKISNIEAGTFTEMPELSRLHLENNKLTTIRAGSFRGLHKLDGLFLDHNQLTSISRNDLKGLIGLRILYLQSNEISTIDAGAFSHLEQLEQLDLRKNKLISLYSETFDGLASLKKFDLSNNLINFVDPGTFAALSALKTLNLANNNLSSVDRKSFGLTSLTMLYT; this is encoded by the coding sequence ATGTTTCGATCCTGCGTATCGATCGTGTTGCTGATGTCGTCGGTGACGATAGCAAGCTCCGAAGAGGAGGCAACGTGTCAGGAAATAAACGGTTACACAGTGTGCCATCGCAAAGGAACCTTACTGCACGTCAGTCAACAAGAATTCGAGGAAAGACTTGAAATTCACGATTTAAACCTGTTGGCGATCCGAGAAAACACctttaacaataatttaaccACGACTAGACTGAGCTTTGCTCTGGGTAATAAGCTGTCTGTATTGAAACGCGAATCGTTTCGTGGCTTGGATAAGTTGGAAAAGCTCGACTTGGACAGCAACGTGGTAACTTTGTCGGCGAACCTGTTCGCCGAACTTGGACAGCTTCGCTCGTTATCGCTGATCTTTAACAAGATCAAGGATATACCGAAAGATACGTTTGCTGCTCTGTCGAATTTGATGTGGCTCTATTTGGGTCACAACGACATCGAATCGATCGACAAGGAGTCTTTCTCAGGATTGTCCTCCTCTTTGTTGTTCCTCTGGTTGAATGACAATAAAATCAGTAACATCGAGGCTGGTACATTTACCGAAATGCCTGAATTGAGTCGTCTTCACTTGGAAAACAATAAATTGACTACTATACGAGCTGGTAGCTTTCGAGGACTACATAAATTGGACGGTTTGTTTTTGGATCATAATCAACTGACCAGCATCTCGAGGAATGACTTGAAGGGTCTAATTGGTCTAAGGATTTTGTACCTACAGTCGAATGAAATTTCTACGATAGATGCTGGAGCGTTTTCGCATTTGGAACAGTTAGAACAGCTGGATCTTAGGAAGAACAAATTGATAAGCCTTTATTCGGAAACGTTCGATGGATTGGCTAGTTTGAAGAAATTTGATTTATCCAATAATTTGATCAATTTTGTGGATCCAGGTACGTTTGCTGCACTTTCTGCGTTGAAGACCCTCAATCTTGCCAACAATAATCTGAGCAGTGTCGATAGAAAGAGCTTTGGATTGACTTCTTTGACGATGCTCTACACCTAA